A region from the Nonlabens sp. YIK11 genome encodes:
- a CDS encoding adenylate/guanylate cyclase domain-containing protein has translation MPNWNKEFWESIKQQFDLNIDGLDDRVDSVTDGRVTPALEDIAIGSGRKMRAVCLFFDIRGFTKRTSSSDLEKLKETLYMLNCVIPTVMKIIYDFNGYIEKNTGDGIMALIGTDDDDETSALNALKASLTIFYTLKHLINPHLEKKGIKKVDARIGIDLGQILITRIGLPTGTSKHKRNFLTAVGPTPNIASKIQNAAGTNEIWVGDQIKKKAPESYQQHFKIKSIEGWNWIYSGTTNKYDVWKFQAVWLDPKN, from the coding sequence ATGCCTAATTGGAATAAAGAATTTTGGGAATCTATAAAGCAACAATTTGATTTAAATATTGACGGACTTGATGATAGAGTTGATTCTGTAACTGACGGCAGAGTTACACCAGCGTTAGAAGATATTGCTATAGGTTCTGGTAGAAAAATGAGAGCCGTATGTCTATTCTTTGATATTAGAGGATTTACTAAACGGACTAGCTCTTCTGATTTAGAAAAATTAAAGGAAACGCTTTATATGCTCAATTGCGTTATTCCCACGGTAATGAAAATTATATATGATTTCAATGGTTATATAGAAAAAAATACAGGAGACGGAATTATGGCATTAATTGGTACTGATGATGATGACGAAACATCAGCCCTAAATGCACTTAAAGCATCTTTAACTATTTTTTATACTCTTAAACACCTCATAAACCCGCATTTGGAAAAAAAAGGAATTAAAAAAGTAGATGCTAGAATTGGAATAGATTTAGGTCAAATTCTTATTACCAGAATAGGTTTGCCAACTGGAACGAGTAAACATAAAAGAAATTTTTTAACAGCTGTTGGACCGACACCGAACATAGCATCTAAAATTCAAAATGCAGCTGGAACAAATGAAATTTGGGTTGGCGACCAAATTAAAAAAAAGGCACCTGAAAGCTACCAACAGCATTTTAAAATCAAATCAATCGAAGGTTGGAATTGGATTTATTCAGGAACAACAAATAAATATGACGTTTGGAAATTTCAAGCTGTCTGGTTGGACCCAAAAAACTAA
- a CDS encoding Pycsar system effector family protein, whose protein sequence is MSQQKEYYGFSKNVNDYYNHYVTVADAKAGVLIAISFVLFDFLKEFEHCTSFENFLFYSTIILLSLTCLFSICTVFPRNPRKKKGLIFWENVKEFENSNEYFDKVKELDQDKIEKKYSVQNYSLSKLLSRKYWFIRASIIVFIPSLVCLITLYMINTYA, encoded by the coding sequence ATGAGTCAACAAAAAGAATATTACGGATTTAGCAAAAACGTAAATGATTATTACAATCATTATGTGACAGTCGCTGATGCCAAAGCAGGTGTGTTAATTGCTATTTCATTTGTTCTTTTTGACTTTTTAAAAGAATTTGAACATTGTACATCGTTTGAAAACTTTCTATTTTATTCAACCATTATTTTATTATCACTAACCTGTCTGTTTTCCATTTGCACAGTATTTCCTAGAAATCCAAGAAAGAAAAAAGGTTTGATATTCTGGGAAAATGTCAAGGAATTTGAAAATTCCAATGAATATTTTGATAAAGTAAAAGAATTAGACCAAGATAAAATTGAGAAAAAGTATTCGGTGCAAAATTACAGTTTGAGCAAATTGTTAAGTAGAAAATATTGGTTTATCAGAGCATCAATAATTGTTTTTATACCTTCATTAGTCTGTCTAATTACTTTATATATGATAAACACTTATGCCTAA
- a CDS encoding FMN-binding glutamate synthase family protein yields the protein MESMWEFLSSIAWYWYLILLIIIVFLYDILQRRHIILRNFPVVGHFRYWLESIGPELRQYIVANNREELPFNRIERGWIYASAKNENNYEGFGTDRDIYANQYIFINNSMMSHKVEKGSVTDLEPSFLPCAKVMGAAKNRKRPYRPASVINISAMSYGSLSAKALDAMNNGAKKVHAYHNTGEGGLSPYHKRGADVVFHFGTGYFGVRDDEGNFSMEKLKKLVEENPQIRAIEVKLSQGAKPGKGGVLPGSKITKEISEIRHVPMGEDVLSPPTHSAFQGVKGLVDFVEQIATETGLPTGIKAAIGKLEQWEELAEIMKTTGKGPDFITVDGGEGGTGAAPPSFADHVSLPWVFGFSDLYQVFQQRDLTTDIVFIASGKLGFPAKAAMAFSMGADCINVAREAMISIGCIQAKVCHNNTCPTGVATQNKWLQRGIVVPEKAERLASYFKKFNKELLEITHAAGYEHPCQFDMRDVDVSTGDTNMTQTLEYTYKYQKTPVEFKGMQALKECEHLGGSRH from the coding sequence ATGGAATCCATGTGGGAATTTTTGAGCAGTATAGCCTGGTACTGGTATTTGATACTCTTGATCATTATCGTGTTTCTCTATGACATCTTACAGCGTCGTCATATCATTTTACGCAACTTCCCGGTGGTGGGACATTTTAGATACTGGCTGGAAAGTATTGGTCCAGAGTTGCGCCAATACATCGTGGCAAACAACAGGGAAGAGTTACCCTTTAACAGGATCGAGCGCGGTTGGATCTATGCCAGTGCCAAAAATGAGAACAATTACGAGGGTTTTGGAACCGATAGAGACATCTATGCCAACCAGTATATTTTTATCAATAACTCCATGATGTCGCATAAGGTCGAGAAAGGATCTGTTACAGATCTGGAACCGTCCTTCCTGCCGTGCGCTAAGGTCATGGGCGCTGCAAAAAATAGAAAAAGGCCTTATCGGCCTGCAAGTGTGATTAATATTTCGGCAATGAGTTACGGCAGTTTGAGCGCCAAGGCACTGGACGCCATGAATAATGGTGCCAAAAAAGTACATGCCTACCACAATACCGGTGAAGGTGGTTTGTCACCGTACCACAAACGTGGTGCAGACGTCGTTTTTCATTTTGGTACTGGGTACTTTGGGGTTAGAGATGACGAAGGGAATTTCTCCATGGAAAAGTTGAAAAAACTCGTGGAAGAGAATCCGCAAATTAGAGCGATTGAAGTCAAGCTATCCCAAGGCGCCAAACCTGGTAAAGGTGGCGTGCTGCCTGGCTCAAAAATCACTAAAGAAATAAGTGAGATACGACACGTTCCGATGGGCGAGGACGTTCTATCGCCACCTACGCATAGTGCTTTCCAAGGTGTCAAAGGGCTTGTAGATTTTGTTGAACAAATTGCCACAGAAACTGGACTACCTACCGGAATCAAAGCTGCCATAGGAAAACTGGAACAATGGGAAGAACTGGCAGAAATTATGAAAACTACCGGTAAAGGCCCAGATTTTATCACGGTTGATGGTGGAGAAGGTGGAACTGGCGCAGCACCCCCTAGTTTTGCAGACCATGTGTCGCTTCCATGGGTTTTTGGGTTTTCAGATTTGTATCAAGTGTTTCAGCAGCGTGACTTAACTACTGATATTGTATTTATCGCCAGTGGTAAATTAGGTTTTCCAGCCAAAGCTGCCATGGCATTTTCCATGGGAGCTGATTGTATCAATGTAGCACGTGAAGCCATGATCTCCATAGGGTGTATACAGGCAAAAGTGTGTCACAACAACACTTGCCCTACAGGTGTCGCTACGCAGAACAAGTGGCTACAACGCGGTATCGTTGTTCCTGAAAAAGCTGAACGCCTTGCAAGCTATTTCAAGAAATTCAATAAGGAATTGCTGGAAATCACGCATGCAGCCGGATATGAACATCCTTGTCAATTTGATATGCGCGATGTGGATGTAAGCACCGGTGATACCAACATGACTCAAACCCTGGAATACACCTACAAATACCAAAAAACTCCCGTAGAATTTAAGGGTATGCAGGCTTTAAAAGAGTGTGAACACCTAGGTGGTTCACGTCATTAA
- a CDS encoding 2-hydroxyacid dehydrogenase: MAILLIRNDKDYQPWIDAFQEYDASLEVVTLEMDHDPDAVTMAMMWKAPEGSFKGYDHLQVIGSLGAGVDHLFADPSLPENVQLTRVVDEKLSGDMQEFVLGLCLNHIKNLHFYAQQDREWKPQPYLRVENVHVGILGFGTLGQAVGAKLKSVGFQVSGWSKTAKNVDGIKSYRETELDDFLNVSQILVCLLPLTEKTTGILNKELFMQLPENAFLINVARGGHLVETDLLESIENGHLAGAALDVFNKEPLPQDHAFWKHPKVLITPHVASNSNPPTVVAQIVENYRRMKNGDPLKNTVSSERGY; encoded by the coding sequence GTGGCTATTTTATTGATTAGAAATGATAAGGATTACCAACCATGGATCGATGCATTCCAGGAATATGATGCATCCCTTGAAGTCGTGACTCTTGAAATGGATCACGATCCAGATGCGGTGACCATGGCCATGATGTGGAAGGCTCCAGAAGGTAGTTTTAAGGGATATGACCATTTGCAGGTTATTGGTTCTCTAGGTGCTGGTGTGGACCATCTTTTTGCAGATCCATCGTTGCCTGAAAATGTACAGCTCACACGTGTCGTGGATGAAAAGCTGTCTGGCGACATGCAGGAGTTTGTTCTAGGCTTATGCTTGAACCATATCAAAAACTTGCATTTCTATGCGCAGCAGGATCGTGAGTGGAAGCCGCAACCCTATTTGCGTGTAGAGAATGTTCATGTAGGTATCTTGGGTTTTGGTACTTTGGGACAAGCTGTAGGTGCGAAATTGAAAAGCGTAGGCTTTCAAGTTTCGGGATGGTCAAAAACAGCCAAAAACGTTGATGGCATCAAGAGTTACAGAGAAACAGAACTGGATGACTTTTTGAATGTTTCTCAGATTTTAGTGTGTTTGCTACCGTTGACAGAAAAAACCACTGGCATCCTGAATAAAGAACTTTTCATGCAATTACCTGAAAATGCTTTTTTAATCAATGTCGCACGCGGCGGTCATCTAGTTGAAACAGACTTGCTGGAAAGTATAGAAAACGGCCACCTGGCTGGAGCTGCACTAGATGTTTTCAATAAAGAACCTTTGCCGCAGGATCATGCTTTCTGGAAACACCCGAAAGTTCTAATCACACCTCATGTAGCTAGCAATAGCAACCCGCCAACGGTGGTAGCACAGATCGTGGAGAATTACCGAAGAATGAAAAATGGAGATCCTTTGAAAAACACGGTCTCTAGCGAACGCGGCTATTGA
- a CDS encoding M1 family metallopeptidase codes for MIFVFWQPMRFLFVLLFFTFLTTQNYAQGIDQPAVDFQSAKVQITMDPAQEMVSGTVTFDINILQDTDQILIDAKNIVEFTASSTTHPSMISSQNDAGIVVKYRFRESEKTTITIAFKSQPNKAMYFIDSDVDGRWEQAWTQGQGKYTSNWLPSIDDMNEKMEWDISVTAPDDLTVVANGNLISKKGEGDQMTWNYDMTHPMSSYLVAVVVGNYAISTATSQSGVPLDMYYYPEDEQKVSSTFVHTKEIFDFLENEIGIAYPWQNYKQIPVKDFLYAGMENTGTTIFDDQFVQDELGAVDRSYVTVNAHELAHQWFGDLVTAASGTHHWLHEGFATYYAMLAERHLYGDEHYHVNLYEQAELLNEQNQSGKSTALLDPAASSLTFYQHGAWAIHALRDLVGDAAFKAGIKRFLKEYAFKNATTDDFLDIMSQESGKDLASYKATWLTSNQFPSNEALRLLRKDLFMEAYLQLLARRISPFQEALNSYKETLQPPVQKQMVLEMVGQLSLHEDTRKYDLLERAAATNNLEIRQLITLTAQEINDYNKEMISGMLTDASYATRENALVLLWNAATDKARLLKTAKKAWSTTNESLDMAWLTLAINSTGFSNNDRTAYLGQLQEYTKPIYSTSTRQTAFDYLIALGYLDDQNYLDLYQAALHHNYRFYQYARKLVNEQYAKEANKPLMEKVVELLTEREQENLRLVTDL; via the coding sequence ATGATATTTGTATTTTGGCAGCCTATGAGATTTCTATTTGTTTTATTGTTCTTCACTTTTCTAACGACTCAAAACTACGCCCAAGGAATAGATCAACCAGCGGTTGATTTCCAGAGTGCTAAGGTCCAAATCACGATGGATCCAGCCCAAGAGATGGTAAGCGGTACGGTAACTTTTGACATCAATATTCTTCAAGATACCGATCAGATTTTGATCGATGCAAAAAATATTGTGGAGTTTACGGCGAGTTCCACCACGCATCCTTCTATGATCTCCAGCCAGAACGATGCAGGAATAGTTGTGAAATATCGCTTTCGCGAAAGCGAAAAAACCACCATCACCATTGCATTTAAAAGTCAACCCAACAAAGCCATGTATTTTATTGACAGTGATGTCGATGGACGCTGGGAACAGGCGTGGACGCAAGGTCAAGGAAAATATACCAGCAACTGGCTGCCCAGCATAGATGACATGAACGAAAAAATGGAATGGGATATAAGTGTTACCGCACCAGATGATCTCACTGTGGTTGCCAATGGAAATCTCATTTCCAAAAAAGGTGAAGGTGACCAAATGACCTGGAATTATGATATGACACATCCCATGTCTAGTTATCTGGTAGCGGTCGTCGTGGGAAATTATGCAATATCAACGGCAACCTCTCAAAGTGGCGTGCCGTTGGATATGTACTATTATCCTGAAGATGAGCAAAAGGTGTCAAGTACCTTTGTTCATACTAAGGAGATCTTTGACTTTCTTGAAAATGAGATAGGGATTGCCTATCCATGGCAAAATTATAAGCAAATTCCCGTCAAGGATTTCTTGTATGCCGGCATGGAAAATACGGGCACAACGATTTTTGATGATCAGTTTGTGCAAGACGAGTTGGGCGCTGTGGATCGCAGCTATGTCACTGTAAATGCTCACGAACTCGCGCACCAATGGTTTGGCGATCTAGTCACTGCAGCGTCTGGAACGCACCACTGGCTGCATGAAGGTTTTGCAACTTATTATGCCATGCTTGCCGAACGACATCTATACGGTGATGAGCATTATCACGTGAATCTCTACGAGCAGGCAGAATTACTCAATGAACAGAATCAGTCAGGGAAAAGCACTGCCTTGCTGGATCCAGCGGCAAGTTCTCTTACTTTTTATCAGCATGGTGCCTGGGCCATTCATGCCTTAAGAGATCTGGTAGGCGATGCGGCATTCAAGGCAGGAATCAAACGCTTTTTGAAGGAATATGCATTCAAAAATGCAACGACAGATGATTTTCTGGATATTATGTCTCAAGAGTCTGGAAAGGATCTAGCTTCTTATAAAGCCACATGGTTAACCAGCAATCAGTTCCCTAGCAACGAGGCTTTACGCCTATTGCGCAAAGACTTGTTTATGGAAGCCTACCTACAGCTGCTGGCCAGACGTATCTCTCCTTTTCAAGAGGCATTGAACAGTTACAAAGAGACGCTGCAGCCACCGGTGCAAAAACAAATGGTTCTAGAAATGGTAGGCCAATTAAGTTTGCATGAAGACACTCGCAAGTATGATCTCCTAGAACGAGCGGCGGCGACCAATAATCTGGAAATACGCCAGTTGATCACCTTGACAGCGCAAGAAATCAATGACTATAATAAAGAAATGATTTCTGGAATGTTGACCGATGCATCCTATGCTACCAGAGAAAATGCTTTGGTGCTGCTTTGGAATGCCGCTACCGATAAAGCCCGATTGCTCAAAACGGCAAAAAAAGCATGGTCAACTACCAATGAATCTCTGGACATGGCTTGGTTGACACTAGCCATCAATTCAACAGGATTCTCAAACAATGATCGAACAGCATACCTAGGCCAATTGCAAGAATACACCAAACCGATTTACAGCACCTCAACGCGACAGACTGCTTTTGATTATTTGATAGCCTTAGGATATCTAGACGATCAAAACTATCTCGATCTCTATCAAGCAGCGCTGCACCATAACTATCGCTTCTATCAATATGCCCGCAAATTGGTTAATGAGCAATATGCAAAAGAAGCCAATAAACCCTTGATGGAAAAGGTCGTAGAATTATTGACTGAAAGAGAGCAGGAGAATTTGAGATTGGTAACTGATTTGTAG
- a CDS encoding single-stranded DNA-binding protein, whose amino-acid sequence MSSLNNKVQLIGNLGADPEIINLTDGKKIAKFSIATTDRYKNKQGETVSDTQWHNIVAWNKTAEIVEKYITKGNQVGIEGKLTTRKWEDKDGNNRYTTEVVCSELLMLGGKA is encoded by the coding sequence ATGAGCAGTTTAAACAACAAAGTACAATTGATCGGTAACCTAGGCGCAGACCCAGAAATCATCAACCTTACAGACGGTAAGAAAATAGCCAAGTTCTCTATCGCCACTACAGATAGGTACAAAAACAAACAAGGCGAGACCGTGAGCGATACCCAATGGCACAACATTGTTGCCTGGAACAAAACAGCCGAGATCGTCGAGAAATACATCACCAAAGGCAATCAAGTAGGCATTGAAGGAAAGTTGACCACTCGCAAATGGGAAGATAAAGATGGTAATAACCGCTACACGACTGAGGTCGTTTGCAGCGAGCTCCTGATGCTAGGCGGCAAGGCATAA
- the recG gene encoding ATP-dependent DNA helicase RecG, whose protein sequence is MLPLRFRSTTVPINFLNTPIDYLSGVGQARADLLRKELGIETYGDLANFFPNRYVDRTQFYKINQLVPDTAQVQILGKVVSIATAGAGKATRLVATFADDTGRMELVWFKGQKYFRENLKVNEVYVVYGKVSRYGAMYSMAHPDMELAKEYKSRQQAAMSPIYPSTETLTKRQLTNKYFIGLMRKLFSEIKTAFVETLPDDVMREQQLITKNAAMQEIHFPSSAAGLQAALKRLKFEELFFIQLELLLQNRIRKTQIKSFAFEKVGDHFNNFYQYNLPFELTGAQKRVVKEIRADMATGAHMNRLLQGDVGSGKTIVAVLTCLLAIDNGFQACIMAPTEILAQQHMAGVSELLAPTGLKVALLTGSVKTKARRVIHEALEDGSLDILIGTHALIEPKVKFQNLGVAIVDEQHRFGVAQRAKLWKKNKLPPHVLVMTATPIPRTLAMSLYGDLDISVIDELPPGRKEIKTVHRYDKNRLAVFKFIRDEIKKGRQIYIVYPLIQESETLDYKDLMDGYESIVREFPLPDYQVSIVHGQMKPEDKDHEMQRFVEGKTQIMVATTVIEVGVNVPNASVMIIESAERFGLSQLHQLRGRVGRGADQSYCILMTSHKLSSEAKTRLQTMVETTDGFKIAEVDLKLRGPGDIMGTRQSGVMELRIADIVKDNELLAVARNAAMNFLQEDPSIGLEKNINVRRVMNFLQNKKGLWKYIS, encoded by the coding sequence ATGCTACCTTTACGCTTTAGATCCACAACCGTGCCCATTAATTTTTTAAACACACCTATTGATTACCTAAGCGGCGTAGGCCAGGCGCGTGCAGATCTATTGCGCAAGGAATTGGGTATTGAGACCTATGGTGATTTGGCGAATTTCTTTCCCAATCGGTATGTGGATCGCACACAGTTCTACAAGATCAATCAATTGGTACCCGACACGGCACAGGTACAGATTCTAGGTAAAGTGGTTTCTATTGCCACGGCTGGAGCTGGTAAAGCGACTAGGCTGGTAGCCACCTTTGCAGATGATACGGGTCGCATGGAACTGGTCTGGTTCAAGGGACAGAAATATTTTAGGGAAAATCTCAAGGTCAACGAGGTCTATGTGGTGTATGGTAAGGTCTCCAGATACGGCGCGATGTACAGTATGGCACATCCTGATATGGAGCTGGCCAAGGAATACAAATCCAGACAGCAAGCAGCCATGTCGCCCATTTACCCATCTACCGAAACACTCACCAAAAGACAGCTGACCAACAAATATTTCATTGGTTTGATGCGCAAACTGTTTTCTGAAATTAAAACAGCCTTTGTGGAGACGCTACCAGATGATGTGATGCGGGAACAGCAGCTCATCACCAAGAATGCTGCGATGCAGGAGATCCATTTCCCGTCCAGTGCCGCTGGTTTGCAGGCTGCTTTAAAGCGATTGAAGTTTGAGGAGCTTTTTTTTATACAGTTAGAGTTATTGCTTCAAAACCGAATCAGAAAAACGCAGATCAAAAGTTTTGCCTTTGAAAAAGTAGGAGACCATTTTAATAATTTCTATCAATACAATCTACCCTTTGAATTGACCGGTGCACAAAAACGAGTGGTCAAAGAAATACGTGCCGACATGGCGACTGGTGCACACATGAATCGATTGTTACAAGGAGATGTAGGTTCTGGTAAAACCATTGTCGCGGTGCTTACATGTTTATTAGCCATTGACAACGGCTTTCAAGCCTGCATCATGGCACCTACTGAAATCCTGGCACAACAGCACATGGCTGGAGTGTCAGAATTGTTGGCGCCTACAGGTTTAAAGGTGGCTTTGCTAACAGGATCTGTCAAGACCAAAGCACGCCGAGTTATTCACGAGGCTCTGGAAGATGGCAGTCTGGATATTCTTATTGGTACTCACGCGCTTATTGAACCTAAGGTCAAATTTCAAAACTTGGGCGTTGCCATTGTAGATGAGCAACACCGTTTTGGGGTCGCTCAAAGAGCCAAATTGTGGAAGAAAAACAAGCTGCCGCCACATGTTTTGGTCATGACGGCCACGCCTATACCACGAACGCTGGCCATGAGTTTATACGGCGATCTGGATATATCTGTGATTGATGAGTTGCCGCCAGGCCGTAAAGAAATCAAAACGGTGCACCGGTATGACAAGAATAGATTGGCAGTATTCAAATTCATTAGGGATGAGATCAAAAAAGGCCGGCAGATCTATATTGTATATCCGCTGATTCAAGAATCAGAAACGCTGGATTACAAAGACTTAATGGATGGCTATGAAAGCATCGTTAGGGAATTCCCATTACCAGACTATCAAGTGAGCATCGTTCATGGTCAAATGAAGCCTGAAGACAAGGATCATGAAATGCAACGCTTTGTAGAAGGCAAGACCCAAATCATGGTTGCTACCACAGTCATCGAGGTAGGCGTGAATGTGCCAAATGCGAGTGTGATGATTATTGAGAGTGCAGAGCGTTTTGGCCTGTCACAATTGCACCAGTTGCGTGGTAGGGTAGGACGTGGTGCAGACCAGAGTTACTGTATACTCATGACGAGCCATAAACTAAGTAGCGAGGCCAAAACCAGACTTCAGACCATGGTAGAAACCACCGACGGTTTCAAGATCGCAGAGGTCGATCTCAAGCTGCGCGGTCCTGGCGATATCATGGGAACCCGACAAAGTGGTGTGATGGAGTTGCGCATTGCAGATATTGTCAAGGATAATGAGCTTCTCGCCGTGGCTAGAAATGCTGCGATGAATTTTCTACAGGAAGATCCATCCATTGGCCTAGAAAAAAATATCAACGTACGACGCGTGATGAATTTTCTCCAAAACAAAAAGGGCTTGTGGAAGTATATCAGTTGA
- a CDS encoding GIY-YIG nuclease family protein, with protein MAKRWFHNYTVYILTNKKNGVLYIGITGGLEDRLRRHQLGEGSYFTKKYKAHRLVYFEEFQFVHDAIAREKQLKNWHRQWKINLIESENPDWNDLAENWKL; from the coding sequence ATGGCAAAACGATGGTTTCATAATTACACCGTGTACATTTTGACCAATAAAAAGAATGGTGTTCTATACATAGGAATAACTGGTGGCCTGGAAGATAGATTGCGAAGACATCAATTAGGTGAAGGATCTTACTTTACCAAGAAATATAAAGCACATAGATTGGTTTACTTTGAAGAGTTTCAGTTCGTGCATGATGCCATCGCGAGAGAAAAGCAGTTAAAAAACTGGCACCGACAGTGGAAAATTAATCTCATAGAATCCGAAAATCCTGATTGGAATGATCTCGCCGAGAATTGGAAATTATAG
- the rluF gene encoding 23S rRNA pseudouridine(2604) synthase RluF, with translation MSETGIRINKFLSEQGYCSRRAADKLIEQERVTINGSVPEMGTKVMENDIVAVDGKLISKKKEKPVYLAFNKPVGIVCTTDTRVEKDNIIDFINYPTRIFPIGRLDKPSEGLIFLTNDGDIVNKILRARNNHEKEYIVTVDHSINPRFIERMSSGIPILDTVTRDCEVEQIGRKTFRIVLTQGLNRQIRRMCEFLDYRVTKLKRVRIMNVPLDIPVGHYRELTDSEMAEIRRLTADSDKTYVPIADDDMD, from the coding sequence ATGTCAGAAACAGGTATCAGAATCAACAAATTTTTAAGTGAGCAAGGCTACTGTTCACGCCGTGCTGCAGATAAACTCATCGAGCAGGAACGCGTCACAATCAATGGCAGCGTACCAGAAATGGGAACCAAAGTCATGGAAAACGACATCGTCGCCGTTGACGGCAAACTGATTTCCAAGAAAAAAGAAAAACCCGTCTATCTGGCATTTAACAAACCAGTTGGCATCGTCTGTACCACAGACACACGTGTGGAAAAGGACAACATCATCGACTTCATCAACTATCCCACGCGCATATTTCCCATAGGTAGGCTTGACAAACCCAGTGAAGGCTTGATTTTTCTTACTAACGATGGCGACATCGTCAATAAGATCCTGCGCGCGCGCAACAATCACGAAAAAGAATATATCGTCACCGTGGACCATAGCATCAACCCGCGATTCATTGAGCGCATGTCCAGCGGTATTCCTATTTTGGACACCGTTACCCGCGACTGTGAGGTCGAGCAAATAGGTAGGAAAACCTTCCGCATTGTCCTTACCCAAGGCTTGAACCGTCAAATACGCCGCATGTGCGAGTTTCTGGACTATCGGGTCACAAAATTGAAACGCGTTCGCATCATGAACGTACCGCTCGACATTCCAGTGGGACACTACCGCGAGCTTACCGATTCCGAAATGGCAGAAATAAGACGCCTCACCGCAGATAGCGACAAGACCTACGTTCCCATTGCAGACGATGATATGGATTAA
- a CDS encoding acyloxyacyl hydrolase, with translation MKNTVLLLWLLIASLCCAQQSSEDYPFLSKTYVQFNLGMIFNDFNEEQLQDGFTYDGTNPNRFSGRILLGYEFAPDWAIQYGVLRPASWFEYEKVNGTNLSKTVWTNVWSLTAKKDFHLNDRWGVFIEAGPATVARKGFTLGTETGVEDYRYLSILAAAGITYKLSDQWELLAHAVHIPKDQQNQPSIQNYSIGVQYNLNELAPKTNGENAGDRPFFPTHTFQLGYGNDFIGYAPNKIFSMNARIGGTESLGIPIFWYGDAKASNTVLANYTKTVYKSNKFFSLGYGASITAFENSIDKKWTGALSIYPHINFFFWRREGFDAYATYSVIGPTFITREDIDGVETGPKVTYQDFIAAGAYFGADRKWNAELKIIHYSNGNIFPRNDGVAVPIVFQLGYQW, from the coding sequence TTGAAAAACACAGTTTTATTACTATGGCTTTTAATAGCTAGCCTATGTTGCGCACAGCAGTCCAGTGAGGACTATCCATTCTTGTCCAAAACTTACGTGCAGTTCAATCTGGGCATGATCTTCAACGACTTTAATGAAGAGCAGCTTCAAGATGGTTTTACGTATGACGGTACCAATCCCAACCGATTTTCTGGCAGGATCTTGTTGGGTTATGAATTTGCTCCAGATTGGGCCATTCAATATGGTGTACTGCGGCCTGCCAGCTGGTTTGAGTATGAAAAGGTCAACGGTACCAACCTAAGTAAAACGGTATGGACCAATGTATGGTCATTGACTGCCAAAAAGGATTTTCATTTAAACGATCGCTGGGGCGTTTTTATAGAGGCTGGACCTGCTACTGTTGCTCGCAAGGGTTTTACTCTAGGAACAGAAACTGGAGTTGAAGATTACAGGTACCTTTCTATTCTAGCGGCTGCAGGCATCACCTACAAATTATCAGATCAATGGGAACTGCTTGCCCACGCAGTCCATATCCCAAAGGATCAACAAAACCAGCCGTCGATTCAAAATTATAGCATAGGCGTGCAGTACAATCTCAACGAATTGGCACCAAAAACTAATGGTGAGAATGCTGGTGATCGTCCATTTTTTCCAACGCATACCTTTCAGCTAGGTTATGGGAATGATTTTATTGGTTATGCTCCTAATAAGATTTTCTCCATGAATGCTAGAATTGGTGGTACCGAGAGTTTGGGAATTCCCATATTTTGGTATGGAGATGCCAAGGCGTCCAACACTGTACTGGCCAATTACACCAAAACCGTTTATAAATCCAACAAATTTTTCAGCCTAGGCTATGGAGCCAGCATCACCGCGTTTGAGAACAGCATTGACAAAAAATGGACCGGTGCGCTATCTATCTATCCGCATATCAACTTCTTTTTTTGGCGCAGAGAAGGATTTGATGCTTATGCAACCTATAGCGTCATAGGACCTACTTTTATTACCAGAGAAGATATTGACGGCGTGGAAACAGGACCTAAAGTCACCTACCAGGATTTTATAGCTGCCGGTGCTTACTTTGGTGCAGACCGCAAGTGGAATGCAGAGCTCAAAATCATTCACTATTCTAACGGTAATATTTTTCCGCGCAACGATGGTGTGGCTGTACCTATTGTTTTTCAGCTGGGTTATCAGTGGTAG